TTTCCGTGGAGTTCCGAATGCTGCCGCCTGCGGCGAAACTGCATGAGCGGCCCCGGTCCATGATTGTAGCCGCTCCTGCACTGGCCGCGCTGGCGCTAGCGGGGGGCCGCCTGGGAGCGGTCCTCAGCCCGGCTCTCGGTCCGTCGCCCGGCTGAGGTCTTCAAGGAGCGCCCGATCGGCATCGAGGATCGGCATGCCCCGGCGGGCCATCATGCGTTCGAGGATCGTGGCCGCCTGCGCGGGGGTGCTGGTGTCGCTCGTCGGGCCGAGGAGCGTGGTGCGGAACGCGGGCACCACATCCGGCGCGATTCCGCCGATGGCGGCCGCAGGGCCGATCCGACAGCCGCAGGGGAGCGCGGTGTTGATGGCGGTCTTGACGAAGTCGCCGACGAGGGCCCCGAGGAACTGCCGACCGGTGTGCAGCGTCGTCCGGCCGCCGTCGGGAAGCGAATCGTGGAGTCGCACCGGGCCGTAGGTCGCCTTGAGGTTGCTGGTGATCGTGCCGGCGGCGAGGTTCGACCAACTACCGACGTGGCTGTGGCCGACGAAACCGCCGTGGGCCTTGTTGGAGAACGGTTCGAGCACGCTCGCCTCGACCTCACCGCCGACGCGACACGCACGTCCGACGGCGGTGCCGCCCCGGAGCCAGGCGTGCGGGTTGACGCGGGCGGCCGGCCCGATCCAGACCGGTCCGTCGAGGCAGACGAAGGGTCCGACCTCGGCCGCCGCCTCGACCACGACCGGTCCGCAGCGCACGGCGACCAGGTCGTCGACGTGGGCGTCCGCGGCCACGAACAGACCCGGTCGCAGTTCCCGATAGGCGCCCGAGTCGATTTTCATCGCCAGCGAGCCCTCGATGGCCTGTTCGTGGGCGGTGATGATGTCGTGGATGGCGCCGAGCAGCGTGATGCCGACGTCGGCCTGGGGAAGAGCGAGCGTGTCGAGTTCGCCGAGCACGGCGGGACCGTGGTCGCGGAGCTGATCGAGG
The DNA window shown above is from Planctomycetia bacterium and carries:
- a CDS encoding glucose-1-phosphate thymidylyltransferase, with product MIVVVFEDQAVRQLGVVAAARPACDLTIGSQTLFEALQHFGSVRRCVRPHLARHLAALAGRRCAIWGGAADADGDAPAASRHGSLALLVNARVIPSRENLFALRSLVEHGRRGIVHVDGAVAAAVLHCSADGQGPDRRLLDQLRDHGPAVLGELDTLALPQADVGITLLGAIHDIITAHEQAIEGSLAMKIDSGAYRELRPGLFVAADAHVDDLVAVRCGPVVVEAAAEVGPFVCLDGPVWIGPAARVNPHAWLRGGTAVGRACRVGGEVEASVLEPFSNKAHGGFVGHSHVGSWSNLAAGTITSNLKATYGPVRLHDSLPDGGRTTLHTGRQFLGALVGDFVKTAINTALPCGCRIGPAAAIGGIAPDVVPAFRTTLLGPTSDTSTPAQAATILERMMARRGMPILDADRALLEDLSRATDREPG